The following DNA comes from Oreochromis niloticus isolate F11D_XX linkage group LG23, O_niloticus_UMD_NMBU, whole genome shotgun sequence.
GTGAATTAAAAAACATCGACACACAGAAACAGTGTCTCATCACATCCAAGAACCCTTTTCCTCTCTGAATTATTACTGCTGGTTAACAACCTATCTGAAGTTTATCTGACCTAATGGAGTTTAAAAGATTGATTGATAGAAATTGTGAGGTGGCCCTTCCAGCAAGTTCTCTTTGAAAACAACAAGAGCTCTCATTGATCAGTGTATACATGTTTCTGCGTTAATGACAACTCCTCAGACAAACTATTAATATCCTACCTGTTGGTGAAGCCTCTTGGGTTGAATTGTCCATCTGTCTATGCTCAGTAGGTTTCTCCATTCTtaatctataaaaaaaaaagagagaaaacatgaaGCACAATAAGTACTGGAGATGTTTTGGCATAATGCATAGtcacacagcatatcagcataaACAGCTAATACCAACTATCAATcacagtggtggaggggtgatggtGTGTGCTTGTTTTGGCCACCTTGAAGTCACTGAATCAAAGTCAAAGTCCAATTCTGAAACTGACTGAGAAGATAGCTGTGCACAAACAAGTATCCACAAACATCAATAAACTGAATAAACGCAGTAAAGAAGAATTGGCAGAAAGTACAGAAAATATATACTTTAAGTTAATACTGCTTAACGTTTTTCTACAAGTTGAAGCATAGGATgtagtttttcacacactgtgtctgcattttgccttatatgacatAACATGTCATTTGATTTTCATCTCCAGTTGTTTTTATCTAGCATGTTTCATaggttattattttatttcatgtgaAGAATAATGACCAACATTATGAAATAAATACCTATGTCATGCAGAATTACTGCATAAATACACATACCAGAGTAATAAAGATAGTAGTATCATCAAAATACTATGCACATcaagaaaataagtaaaatttaatattttaaaaatatgtcaaCATCTGATTTCAACTTAGATAATCAAAGCAtgatttgtatttaattatctTTAAATGGTTTGGATAATTTTAGACAGAGGTTAAAAATATCCACTTTTGGTTGGTCCAACCCGGTTTGGCTGTGTGACAAATGCACCACATGTTGCAACAACCGCTCCAAGTATTGGCACAAACTGTTAAAATTACTTCCTCTTGGAGGAGAGCCAGCAGTATTTATTTCGAGTCAGAGGCCTGCATATTGAAACTATATCTGCAGGAGATCAACAAATGATAATTTACAAAGCTCAACCTGTCCTCCATCTACCTTTTCTTCTGTGTGCCTACAGCAGGCTGACCGATTCAGTCATCAGTAAGTGGATATGCAGCAACAATGACTGAGTAACAGTTCTGCTGCTCTGATTCTTGGattgtacatgcacacacacacacacacacacacacacacacacacacacacacacacacacacacacacacacacactgagtgaGGACACCACTTTGAGAAAGGGTGGATGGGGAGCTCTAGAATTTCATAATCAGATGACTGTTCTTGCAATAACTGAAAGTTACTGTGACAGTCTGCGATTGTGCAACTTTGTGCTTTTGTCAAATGTTACGCAACTTAGTCTATTTTTTTCTGATCTGAGCTGTTTCTGAGCTGTTGATCTGAAATAGATCAACAGCTTTAAAAGTTATGTAACAGTGTTTTAGGACAAACCTtaaacttcattttcattttcaaatccAGCTGTAACACAACATTGTACAAAAAGTAGCCCGTGAGATTCCCTTAACTCTCTTACTACCCAGCAACTAAGCATCTTTTCAAGTACAGGTATACCTACACTGACAAACAGCACAAAATAGATCCAGAATTGAATAAGTGAGCGAAGAACAGTCCccatacattaaaaaataagcAGGAGTAATCAAACAGGCAGCAAATCAATCAACAGGATAATGAAGTGCAGGTGAAGACAATCAGACGGAGTAGACACAAAGGAAAGCAGTAAAACAAAGATTTTcagtaaaacatgaaataaCCAAAAGACAGGTAACAAAGATAATTACAGGAAAGGGACAAACATTCAAGAAAATTAAGAAGGTAAGACAAAAACCAAAGCATAAAAAACGAGAACAATTATATAACagagaaaatatgaaaactgtgaaaagttGTAGAGTAGAAAAAAGGAACaattcaaataaaacagaagaatTTCAAGAGAGTAGAAATTCTCAGCTCTTTAGATCAAAGCTAAAAGGcagtgacaaaaaaacaacaatggaCTCCTCACACATTGgtgaaaactaaacacagacacacactgaatcGTGGATGTAAATGTCAGTCGCCTTCAGCCCACATTCACAGGTCCAGCTCTGACTCCCTTAACATGAACTACAGAGCTGTTAATGAGGAAAACAAAACTATCTTCATTACCGTCACATGGAGCTTCCCCCGGAGACCATCATCTATAACACCGAGTTCTGGCAAGGGAGGGAGGCTAAACGTTATAATGAGGAAACACCCAAAGAGGCATTTTTGGGGGAAGTTTTGCAAAATCAGTCCATTTAAAATCTTGAAATCACTGTTTTGTTACTGAAGGTAGTTTAGTTAGAGTTGTTTTTGGCTGAGCTGTGCCCTTAATCACTGACGTGCAGGAAGCAGGATACACCAAGCAGGATACACAAAGAAGCACAAAACACTGTAAATGTAGATGATTTTTAGActttaattctgttttgttttcaagtTTAATTGACTTGAAAAAAGTCCAAATGTAACACACTAAAAGTTCATTTCTTCCAATTCCAGGTATGTAGGAATATTTACAAGAATACCAAAGTTGAGAGtatgtgaacatttttttgagcaTTACTGTTATTCACCAAATCAATTCAACATCATAGGAAATAAATGAAAGTGTGTAAATATTTAATGAAAGCCAGCAATGAATCTTAGAGTGTAGTTACTTGTTTTACAAGAACAGAGAGACAAACCATCATCTTCAAATCAGACACATTTACAATTAAAGAAGACGtttgttaaaattattttcAATCACATGGTGGAGAGagattttctttgttgttaAAACAGAAGAGTCTCGCCGTAATGTGCCTTGTAGTCaggctcagttttttttatgtggaCACTGAAGAATGAAACTAAAaaactggccctgctgctgcaTTCCTGCTACATTTACTGACTGACACTTTAAACACACTCATATTTAATAAATACACCACATGAAAGTTTTTAGATTAAAACTAGATTCATGCAGCTATTTCCCCCAAAGTGATAACATTCACAAACACTAATGTTGCATGGTTTGGTAAACCATTCCAGATGATAATAGTCACATGCTTAAAATGCCTTGTCTTTGGATTTGGAGTATTGCTAAGCTTTGTAGAACACCTGTGCTGAAGGGTGAAATACAGCATAAGATTAATGGGTTAGTGAGGTATGTTGAggttaatattttctttttaattgttaGATCACCATGGCAACTAATGTTGACAGTATTTCTTTAATAGGATGAGACTTAGCAAAGACACACTGAAGAACCACAACTGATGTAAAATGCAGGATAAAGAGTGTGGTCGCTaattttgaagccatcctgataaccttctcccaccaaggatgtggagatccaacccttttagatccaattaaaatcaagacactcaaaaagatgctctggaaaagagtagaattcttggaacagagtttaatacactgaatcatatgaacagcaggaaaaatatgtacagacatttagcaagataattacatagcagaaagcaagcaaagcaaaaccccggggtgtacagccttaagcacagacagtagagcaacacagagacggacagagagaaacagcagaggggaaaaagtgctgggggtgtcctctggtcccctaatattatagggaccagtatccccgccccctgctgctgggtaactttcccatgcgcccaaacacagctgcaggggTCAGGTACAGGTCAGGGTACGGGCAGGGGTCTGGCTGAGGGCCCTGCCCAAAGGGACACCCTTAGGTTAACCCTTTGCTTTGCTTTCTGACAATAGGTCACAACATggtcacacattaatcctaattattaaatcttcaCAATATATAATCTTATAACTACATAGATTCTTAAAACACTTCAGTGTAGTTCAaagtatgtgcgtgtgtgtgtgtgtgtgtgtgtgcgtgtgtgtgtgtgtgtgtgtgtgtgattatatcgtatgatattttatcatgatgtgttcaggatctctgttacaatgttactgttttggttgtgctgcatgaaagacGTTGAGTGTGTATTAGGGAAGGTTAGTTAGCTGGAGAGTGAGTTATGCAGGAGAACTCTCAGCagcattaactgccctgttactgtaCCACCTTAATAAACCATGGTGAagcaaaatgtcttgtgcttaagactctacatgaaagttaaaatatatatgttcagtgcacatagatatatagtgtatatagttacatagttatacatatcacacaaaaatccaccacaagaggttcagtgaatgtggtgttgaaggtgtggaggtggatcggagtgtcagaggagactgtgtagaaggacagagtgccaacaggacagtccacatacactgctgctcttttagagacagaggaggaggaggaggagatagaTGTGTGTCTGTTATTGTGCCTTGCATAAAGAGGACCATGATCAGAGCAgctcagactccaggactgatcattccaTCCAAACTCACAATCATCTCTGTCTCCTCTTCTGTTGATTgctctgtaactcactgatatgtTGACTCTTCCTCtacactcgacctcccagtaacagcgaccattGAGatcatttctacacagcagctgaggccaGTTAtgaaatctgtctggatgatcaggatatggctgaacctcctccacaaacatcaccttcctgttgttgtcagacagtttgaggtttgtgtgtactgtgtttgtgtcgattgtgagttgacaggacacttcctcagacctggtctcaaccatcggactccagcaggctccaccctgaaaggaggaggggggtcagaccagcacagtctctttcagcatgcacacatggacattacatcgCTCTCATACACATACTGTtagacactgataaaggaaTAGAGTGCAAGTTTTACACATGCACTGGAATTTGTACGTTTGTAATACATATTTGATGATGTGGGTGGATCCTGACTTGATCAGTTCTTTGAAACAGTTATTATTGTAATTTGTAGTGTAGACAAagtttttttctgtcatcaccCTGCTGGTCTCAACAGGATGGAGCACATTATTCACTTCATGACTTATTCTTTAAAACTTTAGTAGATAAATCTgacaaacctgtttgaaatgtgcATTCACATCACTAAAAAGCTTTGTCCAAATCACCATTTCATGaaccaattaaaaaaattaaaaaacatttgagcaattatcaattaaaaaaaaagtatataatGACTATTTTGTGTTATTATTTTAGTGAGACTGTAAAAGTTATAGCACAACAAAGATCCAttagtacatcaggaagatggccacaaCTGATCATGTGCTTAGTGAATACCTCCCGAAGAGGAGCAAGAACAGGAACCATCATGAAAGGATGCCTGCCTTTCCTGTAGATGGTGGTACCACCATGTACTACGATCTACAGGAAGGGCCAGACTTGTCTCTATTTTTTAAGGCGGCTGAGGTCTTTCAACATCTGTCAGACAATGCTCtggattttctatgagtctgttgtaACCAGTGCTGCCTCTACTCTGTTGCATGTTGGGGGAACAGGTTGACGAGGTGCAATGGAttgactcaaaaaaaaaaatactgggtGTGGATGACTGGCATAGCAGTCACACATAATCTAATCAGTGACTCATATTTGTAATCTTCTCCCTCAAACTGATTCAAACTTGCTGCCATAAAGATTGTGACCGGTGAACACACCCAAtcaaaatcttttcttttttataccTGTGCTGTTTATTTACTGTGCAATGTAGACTGTACAATTCTTACTCTTTACCGTGTTGCTGTGACACAACAACTTCCCTTGGGGGATAAATAGAGTATGTATCTATTTCATTGCTTTTAATGCCTTTCCAATTCTTTGCAAACCACTTTGTGACCTGTCTATGAAAAAAGCTATAAATAAAGAGGTATGGTTCTGCTGGCTTGCATCCTTTAAATGTACAAAAATTATTTTCCAGTAGTTATGAATAGTTGTTCAACCGCTACCTCCTGTTTTTTTGTCTCTAGAAATTACCGTATGATTAAACACAAAAGTCCCTTTTCCGTTACTACCCACTCAGATTGACTAGGAACGACTCAACTAGTTTTTCATAACAATTGAGTACCTCCTAAGGTGCATGATCATTGTCATAGCAATGCTTTCAAGCATCCCACGACGTAATTAATACGCGACACGAATGCTACAAAAAAGGCAGACTTTGAGGCAAGAATATACCTGCTGCTCGGTCTGTTGCTTTTCGTCAGACTTGGGGAATGTGGCATTGTCTTCTGTAGCCATTTCTGTCATTGctgggtttcaaaaatggcgGTTTTGATTTTCATGATTGAGCCACTCTCGTAACTGATCGAGTGACGCTACTGACCAGCCAatcggtggcatgcagtctgacaATGTCAGACTTCTGGATCTGCACTGATTGCTGCAGCACACTGTGTAGCAAACAATGAAAGTTTCTGTGcctgcttgtttttttctaattctgTATACTTCTCAGGTGCAACAATGAATAGCTCAGCAATTGGAGCAGTTGCCACAATCGTGTTCCGGTCCACTCCCAGACGTTTCAAGGCAGCAGACATGGTCCCTCCTCTTTTGAACAGCCTCAAAATCTTGTTATACCGGGTGACCACTTGCTTAGGATTCTGGACTGCAATTGAGAGAACATAatcattaatgtaatgtaatagtGTAGTAATGTAACATACAGCATGCAGAATCAAACTGTTGAGTTAATCACTTTACCTCTTGTTCTAGGTTTTTGGTCATGTTTCTTTGACTTCTTGTGCTTTTTTGCTCTgcccttcttcttcctcttctcacTGTCTTCATCTGATGAAGTTGTACTCATGGAGGAGTCAGAACTCTCATCAAAAGACCCATCAGAGGACAGTGAAGACATGCTCAATACCTCACTGGAATCCTGGACAGAACTTGTGGGCTCTTTTGAGAGAGCTagtaaaacagttaaaaagACAACACAGACAAAATTACTCATCAGAATGCTTATGTAAGTATTCAACCAGAGGAAGTATGTGAAAAGctatgtaatgtttttaagagTGGAATTACATGCTGCTAATTGCTCCTTTAGATAGTCCCTTTCTTTGGTGAGCTCATCAATTTTATGCTTTTGCTACTCTAGCCTCATCTTATAGATCTCCAACTCTTgtgattttcttctgtttgccaGCTGTGCAGTTGGGGCAACAGTCACACctagagaaaattaaaaacaaaatgagacttggctataaataaaattaataaaacaaataaatgcacAAATACAATTATAATACTAATGTACACTTTGTAGAatttaaataacagtaaaagcaTTGCAGTGATTAATAAATAGCCTACAATGGTAACATTACAAACTATATTTAGTTATATATTTAGAAACTGACCAATTTGACTATAATTATATATTATTCAAACATATAGTGCATTAGATTGTATAATGTAGAGCATTTAGTGTGAATTTATATTACATAGACATGCAGCAAAATAGGAAGTAAGGACTGACAAACTAAATTACAGAGAGCACAATTATAAGTTACAGCCCAGAGTAACACCAAAGGCGATAATCCTCATTTAATCCTTGAGCCAAGCCACAAAAAAcgactaataaaataaactgcacAGTGTTTTTGCCGATATCCAAAACTTAAATGTAGCTAAAAGCTAAGCtttctgtcttagcgcatttgccctgctatgtgtttttgtgatctttttttgtggctcattcagtgaattttggtcagagtgtgctgaaacttggtgtttggaactggtgatagctctggaacataaccagcctttctttagccggttacatgaagtctaaagaatttctggttcggttTTGTTGTTTAGCGGACCTgtgcgcatttacgtaactgctcgtttaatttagcttgttttcgttgtgtttggtggttgtagaaatggttaaTATGAGATTTTAGCAAAGAGTCAGAGGTTtatgtggataccacacatgccGGGACTTATATTTCTGATCCcgtgttataaccgattaaacgtgatctcctcctttttccCCCCGGTACCGGGGCCGTGGGGTTTAAGTGAACATGAACTGATggaatccatgaatc
Coding sequences within:
- the LOC112843769 gene encoding coiled-coil domain-containing protein 106-like translates to MSSLSSDGSFDESSDSSMSTTSSDEDSEKRKKKGRAKKHKKSKKHDQKPRTRVQNPKQVVTRYNKILRLFKRGGTMSAALKRLGVDRNTIVATAPIAELFIVAPEKYTELEKNKQAQKLSLFATQCAAAISADPEV